One segment of Anatilimnocola aggregata DNA contains the following:
- a CDS encoding polysaccharide deacetylase family protein: MTQFTELLVLLPCHSLEDFPTYHDGDDSQSLLANWSALWHPELIASAGQAIEWRRIEDPPQELAGRLIAVPTVCVQRLPTGYAQRVKESGGCLIRGKTDRKDIVEAALAFLGPRANPVSDDLVADFLALGYGYLQIALLTRQMRYSSNLDETYFKTTAVAAAQAAVAGDETLAREKLGACFSLLAEERDHYYPVDALVLDLKLMASSTIGSTLRADLAGSTPTNLLLSGELLAEMAAKEPASLDLVRERLNAGTLSVIGGEANERRLPLLSLDDIATGLKQGGEVYEQYLGRRPEVYGRWKFGLTPQLPGVLNRLGYKGVLHTSLEDGKVPDGTQLKVRWEGLDGQAIDAIAKPPLDASKAQTFLTYATKLGESMDGDHVATVCLAHWPGQASCWLGDLQRIAKYCSALGKFATVDHYFRETAQPGHIDRFEADRYKSPYLKQAVIRRQEDPISTSVRYWQQQVLAASTTTLQTLAALVSGDPGSQSQVPQVSDNTEAGCTVESIATAQQARTQAAAQCSEKLAGTSSASTNGILVINPHSFVRRENVEVSGLSALPAVEKPIYSVGGTAAAGQVVVDVPPFGFVWVPTDSKPVRETKQPLLAEENVLRNEFFEAIINPVTGTLGALHEYGKRGNRISQQLALRLPGAAQKPGDTYRDPDETAVYSVMAADEVKVTMSTTALGEIVCTGRLLDRDGKKLAGFVQTYRVWRGSRVLQVQVELDPIEQPRADPWNSYYCARFAWADPAAELFRTVHQTRVPASGKQFEAPHYIDLVTIKDNTTILTGGLPFHRRHDSRMLDSLLITRGERARKFTFGIGIDLKYPLTEALSLLSGPVIVERAAKPHSGVTGWLAHVDARNVVVTSCQPLLEQGRVAGLQLRLLETEGRPAKVNVRTFRALGSGHVVDYQDNVLRDCEAEDGKLRVELTPHEWVWVTARFQSA; encoded by the coding sequence GTCGGCGCTGTGGCACCCCGAACTGATTGCTTCGGCTGGTCAGGCCATCGAATGGCGGCGGATCGAAGACCCGCCCCAGGAATTGGCCGGTCGGTTGATTGCCGTTCCGACCGTCTGCGTGCAACGGTTACCCACTGGCTACGCCCAGCGGGTGAAGGAATCGGGGGGCTGCCTGATTCGGGGTAAGACTGACCGGAAAGATATTGTCGAGGCCGCGCTGGCGTTTCTCGGGCCACGGGCGAATCCCGTCAGTGACGATTTGGTGGCAGACTTTCTGGCCTTGGGATATGGCTATCTGCAGATCGCCCTGCTCACGCGGCAGATGCGCTACTCGAGCAATCTCGATGAGACTTATTTCAAGACGACCGCTGTCGCCGCCGCCCAGGCAGCTGTCGCAGGGGACGAAACGCTGGCTCGTGAAAAATTGGGCGCCTGCTTCAGTTTGCTGGCTGAAGAGCGAGACCATTACTACCCGGTCGATGCCCTGGTCCTTGATCTCAAGCTGATGGCGTCTTCAACGATTGGGAGTACCCTCCGCGCCGACCTGGCCGGCAGCACGCCGACGAACTTGCTCTTGTCCGGTGAGTTACTCGCCGAGATGGCTGCCAAAGAACCGGCTTCGCTCGATCTGGTGCGTGAGCGTTTGAATGCAGGCACTTTGAGCGTGATTGGGGGCGAAGCGAACGAACGGCGCTTGCCGCTGCTCTCGCTCGATGACATCGCTACTGGGCTCAAGCAGGGTGGCGAGGTCTATGAACAATACTTGGGCCGACGCCCAGAAGTATATGGCCGCTGGAAGTTCGGTCTGACGCCGCAATTGCCCGGTGTGCTCAATCGGTTGGGTTACAAGGGCGTGCTGCATACTTCGCTGGAAGATGGCAAAGTACCTGACGGCACACAACTGAAGGTTCGCTGGGAGGGGCTCGATGGTCAGGCCATTGATGCGATTGCCAAGCCGCCACTCGATGCTTCGAAGGCCCAGACATTTCTCACCTATGCGACCAAGCTGGGCGAGTCGATGGACGGCGATCATGTGGCCACCGTGTGCCTGGCCCATTGGCCGGGACAAGCCAGTTGCTGGCTCGGCGATTTGCAACGGATCGCAAAGTACTGCTCGGCGCTGGGCAAATTCGCGACGGTCGATCATTACTTTCGCGAGACTGCTCAGCCCGGGCATATCGATCGCTTTGAAGCGGATCGCTACAAGTCGCCGTATCTCAAACAGGCTGTCATTCGTCGGCAAGAGGATCCAATCTCAACTTCGGTTCGTTACTGGCAACAACAGGTACTCGCTGCCTCAACCACCACACTGCAAACGTTGGCCGCACTGGTGAGTGGAGACCCCGGAAGTCAATCACAAGTGCCCCAGGTCTCGGACAACACCGAAGCAGGATGCACCGTTGAGTCCATCGCAACCGCACAACAGGCCCGCACTCAAGCCGCCGCGCAGTGTAGCGAAAAACTAGCGGGGACAAGTAGCGCAAGTACCAACGGAATTTTGGTAATCAATCCACATAGCTTCGTCCGGCGCGAGAATGTGGAGGTCAGTGGTTTGTCGGCCTTACCGGCCGTCGAGAAGCCGATTTACTCCGTGGGCGGGACTGCTGCAGCAGGACAAGTCGTAGTCGATGTGCCCCCCTTCGGCTTCGTCTGGGTTCCCACTGATTCCAAACCGGTGCGCGAAACCAAGCAGCCGCTGCTAGCCGAAGAGAATGTGCTGCGGAACGAGTTTTTCGAGGCGATCATCAATCCCGTCACAGGTACGCTTGGCGCGCTACACGAGTACGGCAAACGCGGCAATCGAATCTCGCAGCAGTTGGCTCTCCGCTTGCCGGGTGCGGCGCAGAAGCCGGGCGATACTTATCGTGATCCTGATGAAACGGCCGTCTATAGCGTGATGGCCGCTGATGAAGTGAAAGTAACCATGTCGACGACCGCTCTCGGCGAGATCGTATGCACTGGTCGCTTGCTCGATCGTGATGGCAAGAAGCTTGCCGGGTTTGTGCAGACGTATCGCGTGTGGCGCGGCAGTCGTGTGCTGCAAGTGCAGGTGGAACTCGACCCGATTGAACAGCCGCGGGCTGATCCGTGGAATTCGTACTACTGCGCGCGCTTTGCCTGGGCCGATCCCGCTGCTGAACTATTCCGCACCGTGCATCAAACGCGCGTGCCAGCCAGCGGCAAGCAGTTCGAAGCACCGCACTACATCGATTTGGTGACGATCAAAGACAACACGACGATTCTAACCGGCGGGCTGCCGTTCCATCGCCGACATGATTCGAGAATGCTCGATAGCCTGCTGATTACGCGCGGTGAGCGAGCGCGGAAGTTCACGTTTGGCATCGGTATCGATTTGAAGTATCCACTGACGGAAGCGCTATCGTTGCTATCTGGCCCCGTGATCGTAGAACGCGCTGCGAAGCCCCATTCCGGCGTCACAGGTTGGCTCGCGCATGTCGACGCTCGCAACGTGGTCGTCACTTCGTGCCAGCCGCTCCTAGAGCAAGGCCGAGTCGCAGGCTTGCAGTTGCGCCTGTTGGAAACAGAAGGCCGCCCGGCAAAAGTGAACGTCCGCACCTTTCGCGCCCTGGGCAGCGGGCACGTCGTCGATTATCAAGATAATGTGCTGCGCGACTGCGAGGCGGAGGATGGCAAGTTGCGCGTCGAACTAACGCCCCATGAGTGGGTCTGGGTGACCGCGAGGTTTCAGTCAGCATGA
- the cmk gene encoding (d)CMP kinase has product MIVAIDGPAGAGKSSVARRLAHHLGFQFLDTGAMYRAITLAALRRHYGAGDADAIADMAQRTSLILHDNRVLLDGFDVTGLIRTSEVAASVYLAADNRRVRERLVHLQREFAEGSDTVTEGRDQGTVAFPHAECKIYLTASPEERATRRHTELQARGEQISWEEVLRQINDRDRRDMQREFGPLRRADDAIDVCTDGLSTEQVIVRLESIVRERQQKLSLV; this is encoded by the coding sequence ATGATCGTAGCCATCGATGGTCCCGCTGGTGCCGGCAAAAGCAGCGTTGCTCGCAGGCTGGCTCATCACCTGGGATTTCAATTTCTCGATACCGGCGCGATGTACCGCGCCATTACACTCGCCGCGCTGCGACGGCACTATGGCGCTGGCGATGCCGACGCCATTGCCGATATGGCTCAGCGGACGTCCCTCATTCTGCACGACAACCGGGTACTGCTCGATGGCTTTGATGTGACCGGTCTGATTCGCACCAGCGAGGTTGCCGCTTCCGTTTATCTGGCAGCTGACAATCGCCGCGTGCGCGAACGACTCGTCCATTTGCAGCGCGAATTTGCCGAAGGTAGCGATACGGTCACCGAGGGTCGCGATCAAGGAACGGTGGCGTTTCCGCATGCCGAGTGCAAGATTTATCTGACTGCTTCGCCCGAAGAGCGAGCAACTCGCCGGCACACGGAGTTGCAAGCGCGGGGCGAGCAAATATCTTGGGAGGAAGTGCTGCGACAGATCAACGACCGCGACCGGCGAGATATGCAGCGTGAATTTGGTCCGCTCCGCCGGGCCGACGATGCCATTGATGTGTGCACCGATGGTTTGAGTACAGAACAAGTGATTGTCCGGTTGGAAAGCATCGTTCGCGAGCGGCAGCAGAAGCTGTCGCTAGTTTAA
- a CDS encoding lysophospholipid acyltransferase family protein: protein MERSWIQHAGYDAFRNFSRVFGIVVYRLRWQGAEHFPREGGALICSNHQSYFDPVLVGLTCSRRMNYLARDTLFKNPLLAPLIRFLDAIPIDREGGGLAGLKETLRRLKAGEQVLIFPEGTRSQDGEVSSLKSGFCSVARRSKVPLVPVGLDGAYQAWPRSAKLPRLGRIAVVIGEPLSPVLIASLTDEQVVSELEGRIKECHRRARAMRA from the coding sequence ATGGAACGCTCCTGGATTCAGCATGCCGGTTACGATGCGTTCCGCAATTTTTCACGGGTTTTCGGAATCGTCGTTTATCGGCTGCGTTGGCAAGGTGCGGAGCACTTCCCGCGGGAAGGTGGCGCGCTAATCTGCTCGAACCACCAGAGCTATTTCGATCCGGTGCTGGTCGGGCTGACCTGCAGTCGGCGAATGAACTACCTGGCCCGCGATACGCTCTTCAAGAATCCGCTTCTTGCCCCACTGATTCGCTTTCTCGATGCCATTCCCATCGACCGTGAAGGAGGCGGGCTGGCCGGTTTGAAGGAGACACTTCGCCGACTCAAGGCAGGCGAGCAAGTGCTTATCTTTCCCGAAGGGACGCGGTCGCAAGATGGCGAGGTCTCGTCGCTGAAGTCAGGGTTTTGCAGTGTGGCGCGTCGCAGCAAAGTACCACTCGTACCCGTTGGGCTCGACGGAGCTTATCAGGCCTGGCCGCGGTCGGCAAAACTGCCGCGGCTAGGGCGAATCGCTGTCGTTATCGGTGAGCCGCTATCGCCGGTGCTCATCGCGTCACTCACCGACGAGCAAGTGGTGAGTGAATTGGAAGGTCGCATCAAGGAATGCCATCGACGGGCACGCGCAATGCGCGCGTAA
- a CDS encoding NAD(P)/FAD-dependent oxidoreductase, translated as MPEHVVIIGSGPAGWSAAIYAARANLHPIVFEGAITEENRISGTLPLGQLNLTTEVENYAGFPSGNLSGYIKSAIDPERHNDFMIEEHPHAVTGPELMNLMRQQALNFGTKIVTDDVVSVDLSKRPFVITPREGEPIESHTIIVSTGARANYLGLPSEEKFKNRGVSACAVCDGALPRFRNKPMVVVGGGDSAVEEATYLSKYASTVHMLMRRDVFRASKIMKERAETNPKIKIHFFREVDEVLGDDKPGGPGVTGIRLKNNQDGTKEELAASGLFLAIGHTPNTSFLNGQLELNEKGYVKLTQSFRTYTSVPGVFAAGDVADDYYRQAITSAGTGCMAALDAERFLAAEGI; from the coding sequence ATGCCCGAGCATGTGGTGATTATTGGCAGTGGCCCCGCTGGTTGGTCTGCCGCGATTTATGCGGCCCGCGCAAACTTGCACCCCATCGTGTTCGAAGGGGCAATCACTGAAGAGAACCGGATCTCTGGCACCTTGCCGCTGGGGCAATTGAATCTGACCACTGAGGTCGAGAACTATGCCGGTTTTCCCTCCGGGAACCTGAGCGGCTACATCAAGTCGGCCATTGATCCGGAACGGCACAACGACTTCATGATCGAAGAGCACCCGCACGCGGTGACCGGCCCAGAATTGATGAACTTAATGCGTCAACAGGCCCTCAACTTTGGCACGAAAATCGTCACCGACGACGTGGTCTCGGTCGATCTCAGCAAGCGGCCGTTCGTCATCACACCGCGCGAGGGAGAGCCAATTGAATCGCACACCATCATCGTTTCGACTGGTGCCCGGGCGAACTATCTGGGCCTGCCGTCAGAAGAGAAGTTCAAGAATCGCGGCGTAAGTGCCTGCGCGGTTTGCGACGGCGCGCTTCCTCGGTTCCGCAACAAGCCGATGGTCGTTGTCGGCGGTGGTGACTCGGCCGTCGAAGAAGCGACCTACCTCAGCAAGTACGCTTCGACCGTTCACATGCTGATGCGGCGCGATGTTTTTCGCGCCTCGAAGATCATGAAGGAACGGGCCGAAACGAATCCCAAAATCAAGATTCACTTCTTCCGCGAAGTCGACGAAGTACTCGGTGACGACAAGCCAGGTGGACCGGGCGTTACGGGCATCCGTCTGAAGAATAATCAAGACGGTACCAAGGAAGAACTTGCAGCCAGCGGCCTGTTCCTGGCGATTGGCCACACGCCAAACACGTCGTTCCTTAACGGCCAGTTGGAACTGAACGAAAAGGGATACGTGAAACTGACGCAATCGTTCCGCACTTACACCAGCGTGCCGGGCGTGTTTGCTGCGGGGGATGTTGCCGACGACTACTATCGCCAGGCGATTACATCTGCGGGAACTGGCTGTATGGCCGCTCTTGATGCCGAGCGTTTTTTGGCAGCCGAGGGTATTTAA